From Caldicellulosiruptor hydrothermalis 108, a single genomic window includes:
- a CDS encoding sigma-70 family RNA polymerase sigma factor, whose amino-acid sequence MFKLSFDEQKELVCRIKQGDKKAAEELICAYEPLIISFAAKYNKPEIFEDLKQEGYCAILQAARKFNVSLGVSFITLAVYYIKRNMDRCVNRDRTIRPPFNKPSTEIPQVISMDAPVNTNNYDDEELRVKDTIQSSTADVEEKVMYNETLRKLVELLSNEERKILLLRLKQYSYKEIAEKLGLTEKQVATKAQKIRAKLQCLLKAS is encoded by the coding sequence ATGTTTAAGCTGAGTTTTGATGAGCAAAAAGAACTGGTTTGCAGGATAAAACAGGGCGACAAAAAGGCAGCCGAAGAATTAATCTGTGCATATGAGCCTTTGATTATATCATTTGCTGCCAAATACAACAAACCGGAGATCTTCGAGGACTTAAAGCAGGAAGGCTACTGTGCAATATTACAGGCTGCCAGGAAGTTCAATGTGAGTTTGGGTGTTTCCTTCATTACTCTTGCTGTGTACTACATTAAACGCAATATGGACAGATGTGTGAACAGGGATAGAACAATCAGACCACCATTTAATAAGCCCAGCACTGAAATCCCACAGGTGATTTCAATGGATGCTCCTGTTAACACAAACAACTATGATGACGAAGAGTTAAGAGTGAAAGACACAATTCAGAGTTCTACTGCTGATGTTGAGGAAAAAGTAATGTACAATGAAACTCTGAGAAAACTTGTTGAATTGCTTTCAAATGAAGAAAGAAAAATCCTGTTGCTGCGACTCAAACAATACAGTTACAAGGAAATTGCAGAAAAGTTGGGACTGACTGAAAAACAGGTTGCTACAAAAGCACAAAAAATCCGTGCTAAACTTCAGTGTCTTCTGAAAGCATCGTAG
- a CDS encoding DUF1281 family ferredoxin-like fold protein — protein sequence MPNWCRNVLVVSGSEEDVMKFDRQFYNIPQVYPGHKKPTRKQYTFSALRPIPDTILKKGYWDPSPEGFKKWKEFINKYDKADIFYIASLPDEEFPNGYEWQCAKWGTKWDLVDDEDVDVKVIKDNAGNATIMYTFDTAWSPVAPLVVHVEKKYPNLKFELEFVEDCGGFFGYYRNGGYAEYTFEDLKQKPELLADFKYIRIHDYL from the coding sequence ATGCCAAACTGGTGTAGAAATGTGCTTGTTGTCAGCGGTTCTGAAGAAGATGTAATGAAGTTTGACAGACAATTTTACAATATTCCGCAGGTGTATCCAGGACACAAGAAACCAACCAGAAAACAGTATACTTTCTCAGCACTCCGACCAATACCCGACACAATACTTAAAAAAGGCTACTGGGACCCAAGCCCAGAAGGTTTCAAAAAGTGGAAAGAATTTATCAACAAGTACGACAAGGCAGACATTTTCTACATTGCTTCGCTGCCGGATGAGGAGTTCCCCAACGGTTACGAATGGCAATGTGCTAAATGGGGAACAAAATGGGATCTTGTGGACGATGAAGACGTTGATGTAAAAGTTATAAAAGACAATGCAGGAAACGCTACAATAATGTACACATTTGACACTGCTTGGTCACCAGTAGCACCGCTTGTAGTACATGTTGAAAAAAAGTATCCGAACCTTAAATTTGAACTTGAATTCGTTGAAGATTGTGGTGGATTCTTTGGATACTACAGAAATGGTGGCTATGCTGAGTATACGTTTGAAGATTTGAAACAAAAACCGGAGTTGCTTGCTGATTTCAAGTACATTCGCATTCACGACTACCTGTAA